TCTGTGAAAAGAACCAATTTAGCACGCCTTGCGGGCGCGCTCAACTGCTTCCTCGTGCTCGGCGGCGTCTTCCTTTACGCCGAAGAGGGCGCCTTCGACGTCGAGGGGCGCGTCCTCAACCTGACGGCCTCGGATGAAGGCGCGCCGCTCGCCGACGCGCCGGTGCTCCTTCAGCGGCACGACTGGACGAGCATGGAGGATATTTCGGAAACCCACCGGGAAGAGGGGATCACCGACGAAGAGGGGCGCTTCGCGTTCCGCGACCTGGAGTTCGACCACCACACGTTCTTCACCGTGGCGACCGAATACCAGGGAGTGCGCTATCTCACCGACCCCATCGTCCCCCCTGCCCCGCCCGAAGCGCGGGAGGAAGGAGCGGGGGAAGACGCCCCGGAGGCCGAGGACCTGGTGCTGGCCGTGTACGAGAGCAAGCCCGGCACGCCGCAGCTCCACGCGCACGTGCGCCACGTGTTCGCAAGCGTGGAGGGCGGTGCGGTGCATGTGCGCGACATGATGGCTTTCATGAATCCGGAGCGCTACACCTTCCTTGGTGACGACGCGGAGCCGACGCTCCGGCTCACGCTTCCCGAAGGCGCCGCGCAAATCGCCGTGCGGGAGGGCCTCCCGGGCGTGCACGTCTCGGAAAACGTCGTCGAGAGCCACGTTCCCATACGCCCGGGCATGCTCGACGTCGTGGCGGACTACATCGTGCCCCGCTCGAAGGAGCTCGTCATTCCCGTCGATTTTCCGACCCAGATGGTCGGCGTGCTCGTCGCGGGCAAGGGCGTGCGCCCCTCCGGCCCCGAACTGAGCGAGGCCGAGGAGGTGGAGTTCGAGGGCGTGAAGTACCTGCACGTGCAGGCGCATGACCTCGCCCCCGGCCAGCCTCTCGTCGTCCATCTGAAAGCGCGGTGGACGCCGGAGAAGAAGCTCCGCGCCGGCGCGCTCGCGGGGGCGATCATCATCGCGCTCGCCGTCGCCTGGACGCTCTTTCGCATGCGGAAGGCCGGCCCTCCCGCCGCGTCCCCTCCCGCCGCGCCCCCTCCCGCCGCGTCCCCTCCCGCCGCGCCCCATCCCGCCGCGTCCCCTACGCCCGCGGGGAGCGAGAAGGAAGCGCTCCTCGAGGCGCTGGCCGACCTGGACGAGCGCCGCGATAAAGGGGAAATTTCCCCCGAGGCCCACGCGCGGGAGCGCGCCGCGCTCAAGGAGCGCCTGATGCGCATGATGCAGGGGAAGGGGGGCGGCTAGCGCCGCAGGGCTCGCACCGGCGCATAACGGGGGGACGTCACAAGACATCGACCCATGGCCGGGATATTTGCGACCGCAATCAACTGCATGGACGGACGGGCCCGGCTGCCCGTCATCGATTAGTGTTTAGTATGTAGTATCGAGTATGAATAACACCGAACGGAGACAATTTATGACACGCGATCCTCGCTACGACGTCCTTTTCGAGCCGGTGAAAATCGGGCCGGTCACCGCCAAGAACCGTTTTTACCAGGTGCCGCACTGCACCGGCATGGGATACATGATGCCCAAGACCCTGGCGGCCATGCGCGAGGTGAAGGCCGAAGGCGGCTGGGGGGTGGTGTGCACGGAGTACTGCTCGATCCACGCGACGTCCGACAACAGCCCTTTCCGGTCCGCGACCCTCTGGGACGACGAGGACGTCAAGGCCCAGGCCCTGATGACGGAAAAGGTTCACCGCCACGGCGCCCTGGCGGGCGTGCAGCTGTGGTACGGGGGCGGGGTAACCTCCAACCTGCTGTCCCGCGAGGTCACGCTCGACGTCGACAGTGTTCCGTCCGATGCTCCGGTCCAGAGCCAGGTCATGGACAGGAAGGACATACACGAGCTGCGGCGCTGGCAGGTCGACGCCGCCCGCAGGGCGGTGCGGGCCGGGTTCGACATCGTCTACGTCTACGCCGCCCACGGCTATCTGCTTTCCAATTTCCTGTCCCGCGGCTGGAACCGGCGCGGCGACGAGTACGGCGGCTCCCTGGAGAACAGGGTGCGGCTGGTGCGCGAGATGATCGAGGACACCAAGGAGGCGGTCGGCCACAAGTGCGCCGTCGCCGTGAGGTTCTCGGCCGACGGCGACGGGCACATCGACAACGACGAGCAGCGCGACATGGTGGAAATGCTGGCCGACCTGCCGGACCTCTGGGACTTCGTCGTCGCCGACTATTCGTGGGAGATGGGCAGCTCCCGGTTCGTCAAGGAGGCCGCCCTCGAGGAATACGTCGCGTTCGCGAAAAAAGTCACCGGCAAGCCGGTCGTGACGGTGGGCCGGTTCACGTCCCCCGACACCATGGTCGGCCAGATAAAGAAAGGTATCACCGATTTCATAGGCGCCGCCCGCCCCTCGATCGCGGACCCCTTCCTGCCCAGGAAGATCGAGGAAGGCCGGATCGACGACATCCGCGAGTGCGCCGGCTGCAACGTCTGTTTCGCGCACGATTCCCANNNNNNNNNNNNNNNNNNNNNNNNNNNNNNN
The DNA window shown above is from Acidobacteriota bacterium and carries:
- a CDS encoding NADH:flavin oxidoreductase; its protein translation is MTRDPRYDVLFEPVKIGPVTAKNRFYQVPHCTGMGYMMPKTLAAMREVKAEGGWGVVCTEYCSIHATSDNSPFRSATLWDDEDVKAQALMTEKVHRHGALAGVQLWYGGGVTSNLLSREVTLDVDSVPSDAPVQSQVMDRKDIHELRRWQVDAARRAVRAGFDIVYVYAAHGYLLSNFLSRGWNRRGDEYGGSLENRVRLVREMIEDTKEAVGHKCAVAVRFSADGDGHIDNDEQRDMVEMLADLPDLWDFVVADYSWEMGSSRFVKEAALEEYVAFAKKVTGKPVVTVGRFTSPDTMVGQIKKGITDFIGAARPSIADPFLPRKIEEGRIDDIRECAGCNVCFAHDS